In the Thermodesulfovibrionales bacterium genome, one interval contains:
- a CDS encoding flavin prenyltransferase UbiX, whose product MKRYVLGLSGASGSIFGIRLLQYLVRSAEVHFIVSVQSFSIIRHETGIDWEGASEGEVQEKIRIYLSSDRVYYYHDNNLAAPPSSGSFKNDGMLIVPCSMKTLAGIAGGHASNLVERAADVAIKEGRKLLLSPREMPLSAIHLENMLKLSRLGVTIAPPIPAFYHKPKDLDDIIDFVTAKILDSFNLEHDLFRRWGT is encoded by the coding sequence GTGAAGAGATACGTCCTGGGGCTTTCTGGTGCAAGCGGTTCCATCTTCGGCATCAGGCTCCTCCAGTACCTTGTCCGGTCCGCTGAAGTTCATTTCATCGTCTCCGTACAATCCTTTTCGATTATCAGACATGAGACGGGAATCGATTGGGAAGGGGCGAGCGAGGGAGAGGTCCAAGAAAAGATTAGGATCTATCTCAGTTCGGACAGGGTTTACTATTACCATGACAATAATCTTGCCGCCCCGCCGTCGAGCGGTTCTTTCAAAAACGATGGGATGCTTATCGTTCCGTGCTCCATGAAGACCCTGGCCGGCATTGCAGGGGGACATGCAAGCAACCTCGTTGAACGGGCCGCTGACGTGGCGATAAAGGAGGGCAGAAAGCTTCTCCTCTCCCCCAGGGAGATGCCCCTCAGCGCGATACACCTGGAGAATATGCTGAAACTCTCCAGACTCGGTGTAACGATAGCGCCGCCTATCCCTGCATTCTATCACAAGCCGAAGGACCTCGATGATATCATCGATTTCGTGACCGCCAAGATTCTCGACTCTTTCAACCTTGAACATGATCTCTTCAGGAGGTGGGGGACGTAG
- a CDS encoding dual specificity protein phosphatase family protein, whose translation MPRCRKVFLGVVILLLFPAGYFVFLWEQGNFHQITAGEAYRSAQLSGDEFAYYIKKYHIRSILNLRGENRNERWYEDEIKVSKDYNIMHYDIPLSADREPAEEHVQKLLAIFKTAPRPILIHCKAGSDRSGLVAAMWKVIVDKENKAEAGRQLYIFYGHVPIGGTSAMDNFFQEWKPPAPD comes from the coding sequence ATGCCACGATGTCGAAAAGTTTTCCTCGGAGTTGTCATATTGTTGCTGTTTCCAGCCGGCTACTTCGTCTTTCTATGGGAACAGGGCAATTTTCATCAAATTACGGCAGGTGAAGCCTATCGGTCGGCTCAGCTCAGCGGGGATGAGTTTGCTTACTATATCAAGAAATATCATATCAGGAGCATATTGAATCTTCGCGGAGAAAACAGGAATGAGCGGTGGTATGAAGACGAGATAAAAGTCAGCAAAGATTATAACATAATGCATTATGATATACCGTTATCGGCAGACAGGGAGCCGGCTGAAGAACACGTTCAGAAACTTTTGGCGATTTTTAAGACCGCACCCCGTCCGATATTGATCCATTGCAAGGCGGGCTCAGACAGGTCGGGACTTGTCGCCGCGATGTGGAAGGTAATCGTTGATAAAGAGAATAAGGCAGAGGCCGGTAGGCAGCTGTATATCTTTTACGGGCACGTTCCGATTGGAGGGACGTCGGCGATGGACAATTTTTTCCAGGAGTGGAAACCGCCGGCGCCTGATTAG
- a CDS encoding DedA family protein: protein MLSPATLEHLIRTYGYAALLIGTFFEGETILIIGGLAAHMGYLRLPLVMAIALIGSFSGDQVFYFVGRARGRDLLARHPRWHCRAEKIHLIVARYHDLIMLGFRFVYGIRILTPIVIGSNQRIKASRFIILNAVGAALWAVLVSAGGYLFGTTLEIVMKDIRRYEMEVIIGILLIGGILWMVHYLREKRKAKCT from the coding sequence ATGCTGTCACCAGCAACACTTGAACACCTTATTCGGACATACGGGTATGCCGCATTGCTCATCGGCACCTTCTTTGAAGGCGAAACGATCTTAATTATTGGTGGGCTTGCTGCACATATGGGATATCTCCGCTTGCCTCTCGTGATGGCGATTGCTTTGATCGGGAGTTTTTCTGGAGACCAGGTCTTTTATTTCGTGGGGCGGGCACGCGGCAGAGATCTCCTCGCACGTCATCCCCGATGGCACTGCCGTGCTGAAAAAATTCATCTCATCGTTGCGCGTTACCACGACCTCATTATGCTGGGATTCAGGTTCGTCTACGGAATCCGCATTCTTACTCCTATTGTCATCGGCAGCAACCAGCGGATCAAGGCGAGCCGCTTCATTATTCTGAACGCTGTCGGTGCGGCGCTCTGGGCGGTCCTCGTTTCTGCAGGGGGCTATCTCTTCGGCACCACCCTTGAGATTGTAATGAAAGACATCAGGCGCTATGAAATGGAAGTCATCATCGGGATTCTTCTTATCGGAGGAATCCTCTGGATGGTTCACTATCTGCGCGAGAAGCGGAAGGCAAAATGCACTTGA
- the rny gene encoding ribonuclease Y: MLDIKYLLIAIAVGFALGALLSLLYRYSMRNQRLSLQKERDDLIEEAKKSAEAMKKEAALEAKDLVYQAKSEAEKEIRDRRHELNQLDRRHRQKEEALERKSDQIEKREHELTKREKEYISRERALRDREDHYNQIIREQLTVLEKIAGTSAEEARQEILRRVEEETRFDSAKLAKRIEDEAKELAEKKSKEIVSAAIQRYASDYVADGTVAAVSLPNDEMKGRIIGREGRNIRALEAATGVDLIVDDTPELVTLSAFDPVRREVARLALERLITDGRIHPSRIEEIVDKVKKEVDAIIKEEGEKAIFDLGLSGIHPELLKLLGRLKYRTSYGQNMLQHSREVAYLAGMMAAELAVDIKLAKRGGLLHDIGKAIDHEVEGSHQEIGANIAKKYGENSKVVNAIQVHHGEGEPATVEAALVAAADALSAARPGVRRESIENYLKRLEKLEQMAMSYKGVEKCYAIQAGREVRIIVKPDDVTDDMASVLSRDLSKKIESELTYPGQIKVTVIRESRFVEYAK, translated from the coding sequence ATGCTCGATATAAAATACCTTCTCATCGCGATCGCCGTCGGTTTCGCGCTCGGCGCGCTCTTAAGCCTTCTCTATCGGTATTCGATGCGAAATCAGAGATTATCGCTCCAAAAAGAAAGAGATGACCTCATCGAGGAGGCAAAGAAATCGGCTGAGGCCATGAAGAAAGAGGCCGCTCTTGAAGCAAAAGATCTTGTGTATCAGGCCAAATCAGAGGCTGAAAAGGAGATACGGGATAGAAGACATGAGCTCAATCAGCTTGACAGAAGGCACCGGCAAAAGGAAGAGGCCTTAGAAAGAAAGTCAGACCAGATCGAGAAGAGGGAGCATGAGCTCACAAAAAGAGAGAAGGAGTACATTTCGAGGGAAAGGGCCCTTCGGGACAGAGAAGACCACTACAACCAGATCATTAGGGAACAATTGACCGTTCTGGAAAAGATCGCCGGTACGTCGGCAGAAGAGGCCCGCCAGGAGATCCTGAGAAGGGTTGAAGAGGAGACGCGTTTCGATTCTGCAAAGCTTGCGAAGAGGATAGAAGACGAGGCAAAGGAGCTCGCTGAGAAAAAGTCTAAGGAGATCGTGAGCGCTGCTATCCAGCGGTATGCCAGCGACTACGTCGCCGATGGAACGGTGGCGGCAGTCAGCCTTCCCAATGATGAGATGAAAGGGAGGATTATCGGAAGAGAAGGCAGAAACATCCGTGCCCTCGAGGCCGCAACAGGGGTAGACCTCATCGTAGATGACACCCCTGAACTCGTTACGCTCTCTGCCTTTGACCCGGTGCGAAGAGAGGTGGCCCGTCTTGCTCTTGAGAGACTCATAACCGACGGCAGGATCCATCCATCCCGGATCGAGGAGATCGTCGACAAGGTCAAGAAAGAGGTTGATGCCATTATTAAGGAGGAGGGGGAAAAGGCAATATTTGATCTTGGCCTTTCAGGAATACATCCGGAACTCCTCAAGCTTCTCGGCAGACTCAAATATAGGACGTCTTACGGGCAGAACATGCTCCAGCACTCGAGGGAAGTTGCATACCTGGCCGGAATGATGGCGGCCGAACTTGCTGTCGATATTAAACTCGCCAAGAGAGGTGGGCTCCTCCATGACATCGGGAAGGCCATTGACCATGAAGTTGAAGGCTCCCATCAGGAGATCGGTGCAAATATAGCGAAAAAATACGGAGAAAACAGCAAGGTCGTCAACGCCATCCAGGTCCATCACGGCGAAGGGGAGCCAGCCACTGTCGAGGCTGCCCTCGTTGCAGCAGCAGATGCCCTGTCGGCTGCAAGACCTGGGGTGAGGAGAGAGAGCATCGAGAACTACCTCAAACGGCTTGAGAAGCTTGAGCAGATGGCTATGTCATACAAGGGTGTCGAGAAATGTTATGCGATTCAAGCAGGGAGAGAGGTCAGGATCATCGTGAAACCCGATGACGTTACGGACGACATGGCCTCCGTTCTATCAAGAGACCTCTCGAAAAAGATAGAATCAGAGCTGACTTACCCCGGACAGATCAAGGTTACAGTCATCAGGGAATCGAGATTTGTGGAATATGCGAAATAG
- a CDS encoding glycosyltransferase family 87 protein — MVNKESLYLNIGFSLWALTVLIICILVFIAPLTHTVVPVYHEAVERWGASKSLYTDTANYRYFYFPQFALIFSPFHCVPMPFSDILWRIFEAGLLVTGMWKMVKLLPSSDKESFFLCMSLVVLTPCIGAMRNGQANVLFAALMVYSIVALAQSRWWPAAVFMIFSLAVKPIGLVLILLAVIVYPLTIWRLVIGLCIFLLLPFLFADSSYVFSQYQQSLSYLLSSSLTAEYRFSDLNGLLRSLGIGLTGTVSQSIRIIAGILFAGLWWKGSKQMSEPERSFLLLGLTGSYLMLFNPMTEGNSYVIVAPSIAYYAIYYLKDKVNPKLGWSLVFMGLSIGLLPELLRPFVNYLGLWWHPLMMIFFLIFLSYKSLVSSPSEKKIQATQVSGY; from the coding sequence ATGGTAAATAAGGAATCATTGTATCTGAACATCGGTTTTTCTTTATGGGCGCTAACTGTTCTGATTATTTGTATTCTTGTCTTTATTGCCCCGCTGACGCATACTGTAGTTCCCGTTTACCATGAGGCCGTTGAAAGATGGGGAGCCTCAAAATCCCTGTATACTGACACAGCAAATTATAGGTATTTCTATTTTCCTCAGTTTGCATTAATTTTTAGTCCGTTTCATTGCGTGCCTATGCCTTTTAGTGATATTCTCTGGCGTATATTTGAAGCAGGGTTACTGGTTACGGGCATGTGGAAAATGGTCAAGCTGTTACCTTCATCCGATAAGGAATCTTTCTTCTTATGTATGTCACTCGTTGTACTCACTCCATGTATTGGAGCTATGCGTAATGGTCAAGCTAACGTATTGTTTGCAGCTTTAATGGTTTACTCTATTGTCGCTCTTGCCCAATCTCGGTGGTGGCCTGCTGCTGTATTTATGATTTTTTCACTTGCTGTTAAGCCTATTGGGCTGGTGCTCATCTTGTTGGCTGTTATCGTGTATCCCTTGACAATTTGGAGGCTTGTAATCGGACTGTGTATTTTTCTTCTTCTCCCTTTCCTGTTTGCTGATTCCTCATATGTCTTCTCCCAGTATCAACAATCCCTTTCATACCTGCTTTCTTCTTCCTTAACCGCGGAATATCGTTTTTCAGATTTGAATGGTCTTCTGCGGTCACTTGGAATCGGCCTCACCGGGACGGTGTCGCAAAGCATAAGGATTATAGCTGGAATTTTATTTGCGGGATTATGGTGGAAAGGCTCTAAACAAATGTCAGAACCTGAACGTTCATTCCTTCTTCTTGGATTAACAGGTTCGTATCTTATGCTGTTTAATCCGATGACCGAGGGAAACAGTTATGTTATTGTTGCTCCAAGCATTGCATACTATGCCATCTATTACCTGAAAGATAAGGTCAATCCGAAATTGGGATGGAGTTTGGTCTTTATGGGATTGTCAATTGGTCTTCTCCCCGAACTGCTTCGACCATTCGTCAACTACTTAGGTTTATGGTGGCATCCTCTAATGATGATATTTTTTTTAATATTTCTGAGCTATAAAAGTTTAGTGAGCAGCCCATCCGAAAAAAAGATTCAGGCTACACAGGTATCGGGATACTGA
- a CDS encoding twin-arginine translocase TatA/TatE family subunit, with translation MDISDTVEKKKEALARYRSQRSSRNWIETIRQFLMFNFQRCCYNRKGNIDRIYREEAKRMFEGLFQPMHIIIILAIALVVFGPGKPPELGKGLGKSIREFKKAMSGDEKDPVLEVKQGGSSRNVSEKEA, from the coding sequence GTGGACATCTCCGACACTGTGGAGAAGAAGAAGGAGGCATTGGCAAGATATAGGAGCCAACGTTCTTCAAGAAACTGGATCGAGACAATTCGGCAATTCCTCATGTTCAATTTTCAGAGGTGCTGTTATAATAGAAAGGGAAATATCGACAGGATATATCGAGAGGAGGCGAAGCGTATGTTTGAAGGACTTTTTCAACCGATGCATATTATAATTATACTCGCTATTGCATTGGTAGTATTCGGGCCTGGGAAACCGCCGGAGCTTGGCAAGGGACTTGGCAAGAGCATAAGGGAGTTTAAGAAGGCCATGTCTGGTGATGAGAAAGATCCGGTCTTAGAAGTTAAGCAAGGAGGTTCGTCTCGGAACGTGTCCGAAAAGGAGGCGTAA
- the amrB gene encoding AmmeMemoRadiSam system protein B encodes MRRIAAVAGQFYQGSSAKLTHQVQKYVLQHVVRETALGVLCPHAGLIYSGSVAGAVYSLIAVPEIFLLIGPNHTGLGSRMAMMTHGEWEIPTGVLSVDEKLARRILSNVPVISSDTQAHLFEHSLEVQLPFITYLSKESRIVPLTVMSASLDECRSAGEGIARSVQEISSSVVIVASSDMSHYVSDETARKKDRMAIDMLLSLDPEGLYRTVEEERITMCGYLPATIMLFAVKSLGAKRAKLIQYATSGETSGDYDHVVGYAGIIVS; translated from the coding sequence ATGAGGAGAATAGCGGCAGTGGCCGGTCAGTTTTACCAGGGCTCTTCAGCAAAACTGACCCACCAGGTGCAGAAGTATGTCCTTCAGCATGTCGTGAGAGAGACCGCTCTTGGTGTGCTCTGTCCCCACGCAGGCCTTATCTATTCGGGGTCGGTGGCCGGCGCGGTCTATTCCCTTATCGCAGTTCCTGAAATCTTCCTCTTAATCGGCCCAAATCATACCGGCCTCGGCTCGAGGATGGCCATGATGACCCACGGCGAATGGGAGATTCCGACAGGCGTGCTCTCCGTTGACGAAAAGCTTGCCAGGAGGATCCTTTCGAACGTACCTGTCATCTCCAGTGACACGCAGGCCCACCTTTTTGAGCATTCTCTCGAAGTTCAGTTACCCTTTATAACCTACCTTTCGAAAGAATCACGGATTGTACCCCTGACGGTGATGTCGGCATCGCTCGATGAATGCAGATCGGCCGGGGAGGGCATTGCCCGCTCCGTTCAGGAAATTTCTTCTTCTGTTGTTATTGTGGCAAGTTCCGACATGAGCCATTATGTCTCTGATGAAACGGCACGGAAAAAGGATAGGATGGCCATAGACATGCTTCTCTCCCTCGATCCCGAAGGACTTTACCGCACCGTCGAAGAAGAGCGTATCACCATGTGCGGGTACCTGCCGGCAACAATCATGCTTTTTGCAGTAAAATCCCTCGGTGCAAAGAGGGCTAAGCTCATACAGTATGCCACGTCGGGAGAAACAAGCGGCGATTACGATCATGTTGTCGGGTACGCCGGCATCATTGTTTCCTGA
- a CDS encoding sensor histidine kinase N-terminal domain-containing protein, with the protein MNRPVTLRRKLLVWLLFPMLALWILNTGIMYFLARRFVNEAYDYALVDSAHDLADQITGEGGKALLNLPSSALKIFLSDELDSISYSVVRRDRTLLSGEPGLSIPDTAMNPGNSSVRDDTFRGRRVRIAALPFLLPGLPSDQTVIIQVAETLNKRTKLAGKIIATMVLPQILLFVLPGIVVWIGIGRGLSPLAMLRKEIATRSHRDLSPLEESSTPQEVRPIIHEINDLMARLGKTLEAQQRFIADAAHQLRTPLSGLKVHTDLAKRQSDPADLQQTLTLIDTSADRAIRLVNQMLTLAQVESGARETLNLKPLDLAELLRETTKEWVSSALKRDVDIGYEGPELPIMVKGDVIRIRMLIDNLIDNAIKYSQTGSTVTTRIEETEGSVILTVEDNGPGIPFEEKQAVFQRFYRILGNSIAGSGLGLSIVKEIATSHGACVSIEDRVGHRGTSAKVTFPRILTL; encoded by the coding sequence ATGAATAGACCGGTCACGCTCCGCCGCAAACTTCTCGTCTGGCTCCTCTTCCCCATGCTGGCCCTTTGGATTTTGAATACCGGTATCATGTATTTTCTTGCTCGTCGGTTTGTGAATGAGGCCTATGATTATGCTCTTGTTGACTCTGCGCATGACCTTGCCGATCAAATAACAGGTGAGGGAGGCAAGGCATTATTAAACCTGCCGAGTTCTGCCCTAAAGATATTTCTTTCAGACGAACTAGACTCGATCTCATACAGTGTGGTCAGAAGAGACAGGACACTGCTATCAGGAGAGCCCGGCCTGTCAATTCCCGATACAGCGATGAACCCGGGAAACTCATCAGTTCGTGATGACACCTTCCGGGGACGAAGAGTTCGCATCGCTGCGCTCCCTTTTCTCCTGCCGGGGTTACCGTCTGACCAGACTGTCATAATCCAAGTCGCAGAGACGCTTAACAAGCGGACCAAACTGGCCGGCAAGATCATTGCGACAATGGTGTTGCCCCAAATCTTGCTGTTCGTGCTTCCCGGTATCGTCGTATGGATTGGTATTGGCAGAGGGCTGTCTCCTTTGGCGATGCTGAGAAAGGAAATAGCTACCCGCTCACATAGAGATCTCAGCCCATTGGAAGAGAGCAGTACCCCTCAGGAAGTTCGTCCGATTATTCATGAGATCAACGACCTCATGGCGCGATTGGGGAAGACCCTTGAAGCCCAGCAACGATTTATCGCTGACGCAGCCCATCAGCTCAGAACCCCTCTTTCCGGTCTCAAGGTTCACACGGATCTGGCCAAGAGACAGTCGGATCCCGCAGACCTACAGCAGACCCTCACCCTGATCGATACCAGTGCCGATCGTGCGATTCGTCTTGTAAACCAAATGCTGACCCTTGCACAGGTCGAGTCCGGCGCCCGGGAAACGTTGAATCTGAAGCCCCTTGATCTTGCCGAACTTCTTAGGGAAACTACCAAGGAGTGGGTGTCTTCTGCCTTGAAAAGAGACGTGGACATCGGCTACGAAGGGCCTGAACTGCCGATAATGGTAAAGGGCGATGTCATTCGCATCAGGATGTTGATCGATAATCTTATCGATAACGCCATCAAGTACTCGCAGACCGGAAGCACGGTAACGACAAGGATCGAGGAAACCGAAGGGTCTGTCATCCTAACGGTAGAGGATAATGGTCCCGGAATACCGTTTGAGGAGAAACAAGCTGTTTTTCAACGGTTCTATAGGATTTTGGGCAACAGCATTGCCGGTAGCGGCTTGGGATTGTCTATTGTGAAGGAGATCGCGACGTCGCATGGAGCATGTGTCTCCATCGAGGACAGGGTAGGCCATCGGGGAACTTCAGCAAAGGTGACGTTCCCCAGGATTCTAACGTTGTGA
- a CDS encoding OsmC family protein yields the protein MMEARVKYVDGLQFVGEASSGHALVMDGDTKFGGSNTAVRPTELLLIGLGGCSGMDVVSILKKKQQEVRGLEINIKGEKAETYPQRFTDITMEFVVTGSKISEEAVKRAVELSMEKYCSVKATIEGSAKITFSYRIVEV from the coding sequence ATGATGGAAGCAAGAGTCAAGTATGTAGACGGACTTCAGTTTGTTGGTGAGGCATCATCGGGTCATGCCCTGGTAATGGACGGTGATACGAAGTTTGGAGGAAGCAATACGGCGGTCAGGCCGACGGAACTCCTCCTCATCGGACTCGGCGGGTGTTCAGGCATGGATGTAGTCTCAATCCTGAAGAAGAAGCAGCAGGAGGTCAGGGGGCTTGAGATCAATATCAAGGGAGAAAAGGCCGAAACTTATCCTCAAAGGTTCACCGATATCACCATGGAGTTTGTTGTCACCGGCAGTAAAATATCTGAAGAGGCCGTCAAGAGGGCTGTTGAACTCTCCATGGAGAAGTACTGCTCGGTAAAAGCGACGATCGAAGGCTCTGCAAAGATAACCTTCAGCTACAGGATCGTTGAGGTATAG
- a CDS encoding HEPN domain-containing protein — protein sequence MKHHGNRDDVIDYWIGKSTESLESADDELKAGRLSFAVNRIYYSCFYIVSALLLQNNLKFRKHSGIRAAFHRNFIKPGILNREHGLLYDELFEARQRGDYLELVSFEKGQVEDWLEQAEGFIESVNSLIGKNE from the coding sequence TTGAAACACCACGGAAATAGAGATGACGTAATAGATTATTGGATAGGCAAGTCAACAGAGTCTCTTGAATCCGCAGATGATGAACTGAAGGCCGGCCGCCTCTCCTTTGCGGTAAACCGAATTTATTATTCCTGTTTCTATATTGTAAGTGCACTTCTCCTCCAAAACAATCTGAAATTCAGGAAGCATTCCGGCATCAGAGCAGCCTTTCATCGGAACTTCATTAAGCCTGGAATCCTAAATCGAGAGCATGGGCTTTTGTATGATGAGCTTTTTGAAGCGCGCCAAAGAGGCGATTATCTCGAACTCGTTAGTTTCGAAAAAGGGCAGGTGGAAGACTGGCTTGAACAGGCCGAGGGATTTATAGAGTCCGTTAATTCTCTAATTGGAAAAAATGAATAG
- a CDS encoding nucleotidyltransferase domain-containing protein produces MATLSLAENEKEGLDELIAFLRSSWPLSRFIVFGSKAKGTADEESDIDLLIKLPCAVSEDIRRTIILKVFDINLRYESNLSVFIVSEDEWQRGVISVLPIHDFIEEEGIPL; encoded by the coding sequence ATGGCAACGTTAAGCCTTGCTGAAAACGAGAAAGAAGGCTTGGATGAACTCATTGCCTTTCTCAGATCTAGTTGGCCCCTTTCAAGGTTCATAGTCTTTGGGTCTAAGGCAAAGGGAACGGCAGATGAGGAATCGGACATAGATCTTCTCATAAAATTGCCTTGCGCTGTTAGCGAGGACATAAGGCGTACCATCATACTGAAAGTGTTTGATATAAATCTAAGGTATGAAAGCAACCTTAGCGTTTTCATCGTTTCTGAAGACGAGTGGCAAAGAGGCGTTATCTCAGTATTGCCTATCCATGATTTCATCGAGGAGGAAGGAATTCCTCTTTGA
- a CDS encoding TIGR00282 family metallophosphoesterase: MKVLFIGDIVGRLGRTVIKALLPPVVSRYKIDFVIANGENSAAGFGITESVAEEIFNCGVHVITTGNHVWDKKESLPFLSKEHRVLRPLNYPPGVPGYGSVLVTINGTKIAVMNIQGRVFMTSIDCPFRTGMAEIERVRSETACIIVDFHAEATSEKIAFGYYVDGKVSAVLGTHTHVQTADEKILPGGTAYITDVGMTGPAVSVIGIEKEQIIERFLHQMPMKFEIGKGAGIFSAVALEIEDKTGKTLAIQRLQLTHP, translated from the coding sequence GTGAAAGTCCTTTTCATAGGCGACATCGTCGGCAGGCTCGGAAGAACGGTCATCAAGGCGCTCCTCCCGCCTGTCGTGTCGCGATACAAGATCGATTTCGTCATCGCGAATGGTGAAAATTCAGCAGCCGGTTTCGGCATCACCGAGTCGGTGGCTGAGGAGATCTTCAACTGCGGAGTGCACGTCATCACAACCGGAAACCACGTTTGGGACAAAAAGGAATCCCTTCCTTTTCTCTCAAAGGAACATCGGGTCTTGCGGCCTCTGAATTATCCTCCGGGAGTCCCGGGGTATGGCAGCGTTCTTGTCACAATCAACGGCACAAAGATCGCCGTGATGAATATTCAGGGAAGGGTGTTCATGACAAGTATTGACTGTCCCTTCAGGACGGGCATGGCTGAAATCGAAAGAGTGCGCTCCGAAACAGCCTGCATCATTGTGGACTTTCATGCAGAGGCAACATCCGAAAAGATAGCCTTCGGCTATTATGTGGACGGGAAGGTCAGCGCTGTCTTAGGGACCCATACCCATGTACAGACCGCTGACGAGAAGATTCTCCCCGGCGGAACTGCTTATATAACAGATGTCGGCATGACCGGACCGGCTGTCTCTGTGATCGGCATTGAGAAGGAACAGATAATAGAGCGGTTTCTCCACCAGATGCCGATGAAATTTGAGATCGGAAAGGGCGCAGGGATTTTTTCAGCAGTAGCCCTCGAGATAGAAGACAAGACCGGCAAGACTCTGGCAATACAGCGGTTGCAGCTTACTCACCCGTGA
- a CDS encoding response regulator: MRILIVEDDNVLADGLLRSMRNAGYTADCLTTGDDADNLLHQEIHDLVILDLGLPRMDGFQVLQRLRQRKSGIPVLILTARGSLEDRVKGLDLGADDYLAKPFDLPELTARVRALMRRVYSKNSDELCLGSLCLDIKAQRVTLGGKALGVSAREIAVLETLLRRPGGVVSKGQIVKGFCDWDSDISDNAVEVYVHRLRKKLVGSGIIIRTVRGLGYMLDQPTDPKDE, encoded by the coding sequence GTGCGCATTTTGATTGTAGAAGATGACAACGTGTTGGCAGACGGTCTCCTGCGGTCCATGAGGAATGCAGGGTACACGGCGGATTGCCTGACCACCGGCGATGACGCCGACAATCTGTTACACCAGGAGATACATGATCTCGTGATCCTTGATCTCGGGTTACCTCGAATGGATGGTTTTCAGGTCTTGCAGCGCCTGCGCCAACGAAAATCCGGTATCCCTGTGTTGATTTTGACAGCGAGGGGCTCATTGGAGGACCGTGTCAAGGGACTGGATCTCGGGGCCGATGATTATCTTGCGAAACCCTTTGATCTTCCCGAACTCACTGCCCGGGTCAGGGCCCTCATGAGGCGAGTTTACAGCAAAAACAGCGATGAGCTCTGTCTCGGCTCCTTGTGTCTCGACATAAAGGCACAACGTGTTACGCTAGGGGGTAAGGCCTTGGGGGTTTCCGCCCGGGAAATAGCAGTCTTGGAAACCTTACTGAGACGGCCGGGAGGCGTGGTAAGCAAAGGACAAATTGTGAAAGGCTTTTGCGATTGGGATAGCGATATCAGTGATAACGCCGTTGAGGTGTATGTTCATCGCCTGAGGAAGAAATTGGTCGGCAGTGGGATTATCATACGCACGGTCCGCGGTCTCGGATATATGTTGGACCAGCCGACCGATCCGAAAGATGAATAG
- a CDS encoding HypC/HybG/HupF family hydrogenase formation chaperone, translating to MCLAVPSEIISINDRMASIDVSGARREVSLLLLPEEVRVGDFVIVHAGFAIQKIDREAGLEAHRLLRELCETEEFRAEFCE from the coding sequence ATGTGTCTTGCGGTCCCCTCAGAAATTATCAGCATAAATGACAGGATGGCCTCGATCGATGTGTCAGGGGCCAGGAGGGAAGTAAGTCTTCTCCTCCTTCCGGAAGAAGTGAGGGTCGGTGATTTTGTCATCGTCCATGCCGGTTTCGCGATCCAGAAGATCGACCGCGAAGCAGGGTTGGAGGCCCATCGTCTTCTGAGGGAGCTCTGTGAAACCGAAGAGTTCAGGGCTGAGTTCTGCGAGTGA